A single window of Sporosarcina sp. Marseille-Q4943 DNA harbors:
- the rpoN gene encoding RNA polymerase factor sigma-54: MELVIQQRQELSLLMTMELRQAIELLQYTTHELEQYIRQQELENPLIELKEKENHNGYEESVNQRSSFSRTSQMPIEAIHSKGKNMRDELYEHAKFMHKDGFTQKLIRYLIYNLDENGYLPDWFTDTESPSEFNEEQIESGIHLLQQLGPIGIGARSLRECLLLQISYLYPENVMAAELVQHHLDLVADRKWNDIASKMKISMVEVKELHDFILSLNPRPCSFTCDYSTEFLSPDIIVEWKDDIFVFQLNDGYLPAIQLNKDYSKYLHAKDDVSKYMQTHYKNYQWLLTSIEQRRNTIIKIVSVLLDKQKSFFERGLSLLKPLTLKEVAEEIEMHESTVSRATANKVIQTPHGTYELRTLFTSKLETSDGDSISQTKVKKLLEEFIASENKFKPYSDQKIAEYFNTEQGISISRRTITKYREELRIPPSSKRKEIQV, from the coding sequence ATGGAGCTTGTTATCCAGCAGCGACAAGAGCTTAGTCTACTGATGACTATGGAACTAAGGCAAGCCATTGAATTATTACAATATACAACCCATGAGCTTGAACAATATATTAGGCAACAGGAATTGGAAAATCCACTCATCGAACTGAAGGAAAAAGAGAATCACAATGGATATGAGGAAAGCGTCAACCAACGCTCTTCATTTTCCCGCACCTCACAGATGCCGATAGAAGCGATTCACAGCAAAGGTAAAAATATGCGGGATGAATTGTACGAGCATGCCAAGTTCATGCATAAGGACGGGTTTACACAAAAATTGATACGTTACCTCATCTATAACCTTGATGAAAACGGCTATTTGCCTGACTGGTTCACCGATACAGAAAGCCCATCGGAATTCAATGAAGAGCAGATTGAAAGTGGCATTCATCTTCTTCAACAGTTGGGGCCGATCGGTATCGGTGCACGGAGCCTAAGGGAATGTCTCCTTTTGCAGATTTCTTATCTTTATCCAGAAAATGTAATGGCTGCAGAACTGGTACAACATCATTTAGACTTGGTAGCCGATCGGAAATGGAATGATATTGCATCCAAGATGAAGATTTCGATGGTTGAAGTGAAAGAGCTGCATGACTTCATCCTCTCGCTTAATCCGCGACCTTGTTCATTCACTTGTGATTACTCAACGGAGTTCTTGTCACCGGATATTATTGTTGAATGGAAAGATGATATTTTTGTTTTTCAGTTGAATGACGGCTATTTGCCAGCTATCCAGCTGAATAAGGATTATTCAAAATACTTACATGCAAAAGATGATGTATCAAAATATATGCAGACACACTATAAAAACTATCAATGGTTGTTAACGAGTATCGAACAACGGCGCAATACGATTATTAAAATCGTATCGGTCCTGTTGGATAAACAGAAAAGTTTCTTTGAGAGAGGCTTATCCTTATTAAAGCCTCTGACATTGAAAGAAGTGGCAGAGGAAATTGAAATGCATGAATCGACTGTGAGCCGTGCGACTGCCAATAAAGTGATCCAAACACCTCATGGCACGTATGAGCTACGTACTCTTTTCACTTCTAAACTGGAAACATCGGATGGCGACAGCATTTCCCAGACAAAAGTAAAGAAACTTTTAGAGGAGTTCATCGCCTCAGAGAATAAATTCAAACCGTATTCCGATCAGAAAATTGCGGAATACTTTAATACGGAACAAGGAATTTCCATCTCAAGACGGACAATAACTAAGTACCGTGAAGAATTACGGATTCCCCCATCCAGTAAACGGAAGGAAATTCAAGTATAG
- a CDS encoding sigma-54-dependent Fis family transcriptional regulator, with the protein MPENEKLKNSDLTLESFLKILDYSSDEIYVVDRDTRIVYVNKNCEKHYGLKKDDVLGKLNNEFLDQGYWAPSVLPEVFEKKEPVSIRQQTYIGAELLTRAFPILNEAQDIDYIVITSTEIQVFNQMITMNKQQIEEAQNHELHNIIIANDEKFRKVLQFCEKIAPTDSTVLIHGESGTGKGVIAHHLHSISNRKKGPFLNVNCAAIPAELLESELFGYTSGSFTGANKGGKTGLFETADTGTIFLDEIGELALPLQAKVLQVIQDKQFIPIGSNTSKTVDIRIIAATNQDLEEMIRNKTFREDLYYRLNVIDIHMPTLAERKDDIIPLTYRFLNKFNSKYNVNKAISEHCLQVLFHYSWPGNVRQLENLMERLVITSDSIIEVTDLPQVITEEVKEVPELMHPNSLDNAITEVTRTLIKRSYAKHGSTRGVASDLAISQSKASRLIREFCSNE; encoded by the coding sequence ATGCCAGAGAATGAAAAGTTAAAAAATAGCGATTTGACATTAGAGTCCTTTTTAAAAATATTGGATTATTCCTCTGATGAAATTTATGTAGTCGATCGCGATACGCGTATTGTCTATGTAAATAAAAATTGCGAAAAGCACTATGGTCTAAAAAAAGATGATGTCCTTGGGAAGTTAAATAATGAATTTTTGGATCAAGGCTATTGGGCACCTTCCGTCCTTCCAGAGGTTTTTGAAAAGAAAGAGCCCGTTTCTATACGACAGCAAACCTATATTGGCGCAGAGCTATTAACGAGAGCATTTCCAATTCTCAATGAGGCTCAAGACATTGATTATATTGTCATTACGTCTACCGAAATCCAAGTTTTTAACCAAATGATTACAATGAATAAACAACAAATCGAAGAAGCCCAAAATCACGAGCTGCACAATATTATCATTGCAAACGATGAAAAATTCAGGAAAGTCTTACAATTTTGCGAGAAAATTGCTCCGACCGACTCCACCGTTTTAATTCACGGAGAATCAGGTACAGGAAAAGGGGTCATTGCCCATCATTTACACAGTATTAGTAATCGAAAAAAAGGACCCTTTTTAAATGTAAACTGTGCAGCAATTCCTGCAGAACTGTTGGAATCCGAATTATTTGGTTATACGAGCGGATCCTTTACAGGGGCCAATAAAGGTGGAAAAACAGGTCTATTTGAGACGGCAGATACTGGGACTATCTTTTTGGATGAAATCGGAGAATTGGCGTTGCCGTTACAAGCGAAAGTTTTGCAAGTTATACAAGACAAGCAATTTATACCTATTGGGAGCAATACTAGTAAAACGGTTGATATCCGTATTATTGCCGCAACCAATCAAGATTTGGAGGAAATGATTCGAAATAAAACATTCCGGGAGGACTTATATTATCGTCTAAATGTGATTGATATTCACATGCCGACTTTAGCTGAGAGAAAGGACGATATTATTCCTTTGACGTATCGATTTTTAAATAAATTCAATAGCAAATACAACGTAAACAAAGCGATTTCCGAACATTGTTTACAAGTACTTTTCCATTATTCTTGGCCTGGTAATGTCCGTCAGTTGGAAAATTTAATGGAACGCCTAGTAATTACGAGTGACTCGATCATTGAGGTAACCGATTTACCGCAAGTAATTACAGAAGAAGTGAAGGAAGTTCCCGAACTTATGCATCCTAATTCACTCGACAATGCAATCACCGAAGTTACTCGAACATTAATTAAAAGATCATATGCAAAACATGGGTCGACTCGAGGCGTTGCAAGCGATTTAGCTATCAGCCAATCGAAAGCCTCTAGGTTAATTCGCGAATTTTGTTCAAACGAGTGA
- a CDS encoding NAD(P)/FAD-dependent oxidoreductase: MDHSEVMDITIIGGGPVGLFTAFYAGLRQTSVKIIESLPQLGGQLSALYPEKYIYDIAGFPKVGAQQLVDQLIEQMNQFETTICLGESVEEVEKGEDGIFKLTTNEGVHYTRTIIITAGNGAFQARKMNIIGEDKFQNTNLHYFVNNMNQFKDKKVVLFGGGDSAVDWALMLEPIAEKVTLVHRRDKFRAHEHSVELLQQSKVDIVTPYVPVELEGDEKIERVIIQETKNGEQLELEVDDVLVNYGFVSSLGPIKTWDLEIDKNSIVVNSKMETNIEGIYAAGDICTYDGKVKLIASGFGEAPVAVSNAKVYIDPTAKVQPLHSTSVMGEQETNKKKDRVSV, from the coding sequence ATGGATCATTCTGAAGTTATGGATATAACAATAATTGGTGGTGGACCAGTAGGATTATTTACTGCTTTTTACGCAGGATTGCGTCAAACATCGGTAAAAATTATTGAGAGCTTACCCCAATTAGGTGGGCAATTATCCGCACTTTATCCGGAAAAATATATTTACGATATTGCCGGTTTCCCAAAGGTCGGGGCTCAACAGCTTGTGGATCAACTCATCGAGCAAATGAATCAATTCGAAACGACAATTTGTCTCGGAGAGTCTGTTGAAGAAGTTGAAAAAGGTGAAGACGGTATTTTTAAATTAACGACAAACGAAGGTGTTCATTATACGCGAACGATTATTATTACAGCGGGGAATGGGGCTTTCCAAGCGAGGAAAATGAATATTATTGGAGAAGACAAATTCCAAAATACGAACCTTCATTACTTCGTAAACAATATGAACCAATTTAAAGATAAAAAAGTCGTGCTATTTGGCGGTGGCGATTCAGCGGTCGACTGGGCATTAATGTTAGAACCGATTGCCGAAAAAGTGACACTCGTCCATCGACGGGACAAATTCCGTGCTCATGAGCATAGTGTTGAGCTTTTACAGCAATCGAAAGTCGACATTGTCACTCCGTACGTTCCGGTCGAGCTCGAAGGTGATGAGAAAATTGAAAGGGTTATCATTCAAGAAACGAAAAATGGTGAACAACTGGAACTTGAAGTAGATGATGTTCTTGTGAACTACGGTTTCGTTTCATCATTAGGACCGATTAAAACATGGGACTTGGAAATTGATAAGAACTCGATTGTTGTGAATTCAAAAATGGAAACAAATATCGAAGGCATTTATGCGGCAGGAGATATTTGCACCTATGACGGAAAGGTAAAACTTATTGCAAGCGGGTTTGGTGAAGCGCCGGTTGCTGTCAGCAATGCAAAAGTCTATATTGATCCGACTGCAAAAGTACAACCACTTCATAGTACATCCGTTATGGGAGAGCAAGAAACGAATAAGAAAAAAGATCGGGTAAGTGTCTAG
- a CDS encoding ferredoxin translates to MATYTMVDRSTCIACGACNPNAPDLFDYTEDGLSYALLDGNEGTTEVPDDLIEDLEDAIDGCPTDSIKMADTPFNCQKVEAS, encoded by the coding sequence ATGGCGACATACACAATGGTAGATCGTAGTACTTGTATTGCTTGTGGTGCCTGCAATCCCAATGCTCCAGATCTGTTTGATTATACAGAGGATGGACTGTCTTATGCATTATTGGATGGCAATGAGGGCACTACGGAGGTACCTGATGATTTAATTGAGGATTTGGAAGATGCGATCGATGGTTGTCCAACAGACTCAATTAAAATGGCTGACACTCCATTTAATTGTCAAAAAGTTGAAGCGAGTTAG
- a CDS encoding aromatic ring-hydroxylating dioxygenase subunit alpha, protein MAYNKVQNATNRTFERTMTYDMYTDPKVLEKERELIFDKTWHLVGHVSQVEKAGQFFTAEVMDEPIIIMRGTDEVLRAFYNVCPHRATKLEKNEFGKKKILQCMYHGWTFKTDGKLNKAPNFRGEEEACVKDACLRSVRMEVLESLIFVNLDDDAKPLSESYGDFFDRLSKFEFLSDLKRTHRKTRIFKSNWKAFIDNYLECDHCHVAHPSFVDTLDMDDYQIITCENYSFQGSIVKPDKQYGEVDLNDAEMQGGSFFWLWPNLMLTFYPGPGNMASIEMIPIDHETTMAVYTYYFREDSLDKISQEEKDLMTFAEQVRSEDIELVELEQIGFRSRAFNRGRFSQSEQAIVQFHEMVLEALDE, encoded by the coding sequence ATGGCTTACAACAAAGTGCAAAATGCGACAAACAGAACGTTTGAAAGAACAATGACATATGACATGTACACAGATCCAAAAGTATTAGAAAAAGAAAGAGAGCTCATTTTTGACAAGACGTGGCATCTTGTCGGTCATGTAAGCCAAGTAGAAAAAGCAGGGCAGTTTTTTACAGCTGAAGTGATGGACGAGCCAATTATCATCATGCGTGGGACAGACGAAGTGTTGCGTGCATTTTATAATGTTTGTCCACACCGTGCAACAAAGCTTGAAAAGAATGAATTTGGTAAAAAGAAAATTTTGCAATGTATGTATCATGGCTGGACATTTAAAACAGATGGTAAGTTGAACAAAGCACCAAACTTCCGTGGAGAAGAAGAAGCGTGTGTCAAGGATGCTTGCTTGCGATCTGTCAGAATGGAAGTACTTGAGTCTTTAATTTTCGTTAACTTGGATGATGATGCCAAGCCGCTAAGTGAGTCTTATGGAGATTTCTTTGACCGCTTAAGTAAGTTCGAATTTTTAAGTGATTTAAAACGTACTCACCGTAAGACACGTATTTTTAAATCAAACTGGAAAGCTTTTATCGATAACTACCTAGAGTGTGATCACTGTCATGTTGCACACCCAAGCTTTGTCGATACATTGGATATGGATGATTATCAAATTATTACATGTGAGAACTATTCCTTCCAGGGATCTATTGTGAAGCCAGACAAACAATACGGTGAAGTCGATCTAAATGATGCGGAAATGCAAGGCGGTTCGTTCTTCTGGCTATGGCCGAACCTCATGTTAACGTTCTATCCTGGACCAGGGAATATGGCATCGATCGAAATGATTCCAATCGATCACGAAACGACAATGGCTGTGTACACGTATTATTTCCGTGAAGATAGCTTGGATAAGATTTCCCAAGAAGAAAAAGATCTAATGACATTTGCTGAACAAGTTCGTTCAGAGGATATTGAGCTTGTTGAACTGGAGCAAATTGGTTTCCGCTCTCGTGCATTTAACAGAGGACGTTTCTCTCAATCGGAACAAGCAATTGTACAATTCCACGAAATGGTATTGGAGGCCCTCGATGAATAA
- a CDS encoding aldehyde dehydrogenase family protein — MNKILDRTAKKYLLINGEKVETANYAPLYSPYSREQIAAIAVADENLVKQAITAAYEAKDIIGEMPAYQRAQILENVVKILTDRAEEAATIISTESAKPIVFARAEVARTIETYKFSAEEAKRIHGETIPFDAASGGVGRIGYTIKEPIGVIGAITPFNFPLNLVAHKVGPAIAAGNSIVLKPASQTPLSALFIAEVFEEAGLPAGVLNVVTGPGGVVGEAIVEDDRVKMVTFTGSPRVGIGISNKAGLKKTTLELGSNSALIIDKDVEIDEIIDRCVMGAFSNQGQVCISLQRVYVHEDRYEEFVEKFATATKQLKMGDPLDSETYISSLITPGELERTLGWIEETKQSNATILAGGGAQDGILEPTIITDADSCLKVSCQEAFAPIVVVNKVASVEEAVVLVNDSQFGLQAGIYTNNVKHALYAAKKLEVGGVMINDVPTYRVDQMPYGGLKESGTGREGIKYAVEEMTELKLIVWNQG; from the coding sequence ATGAATAAGATACTCGATCGAACAGCGAAAAAATATTTATTGATTAATGGTGAAAAAGTGGAGACGGCAAATTACGCTCCACTTTACTCCCCGTATTCACGTGAACAAATCGCTGCTATTGCAGTGGCGGATGAAAATTTAGTAAAACAGGCCATTACAGCTGCATATGAAGCAAAAGATATCATTGGCGAAATGCCTGCGTATCAACGAGCGCAAATTTTAGAAAATGTTGTAAAAATCTTAACGGATAGAGCCGAAGAAGCTGCAACCATCATTTCCACGGAATCGGCAAAACCAATCGTATTTGCACGAGCAGAAGTGGCAAGAACAATTGAGACGTACAAGTTTTCCGCAGAGGAAGCGAAACGAATTCACGGCGAAACGATTCCATTCGATGCGGCAAGCGGTGGTGTGGGACGAATCGGTTATACGATCAAAGAGCCGATCGGTGTCATTGGAGCAATTACGCCGTTCAACTTTCCGTTGAATTTAGTTGCACATAAAGTTGGACCTGCGATTGCAGCGGGAAATTCAATTGTATTGAAACCAGCTTCACAAACGCCACTTTCGGCTCTATTCATTGCAGAAGTGTTCGAGGAAGCTGGATTACCAGCAGGGGTTCTAAACGTTGTAACAGGTCCTGGCGGTGTTGTCGGGGAAGCGATTGTAGAAGATGACCGTGTGAAAATGGTGACATTTACAGGGAGTCCACGCGTCGGCATCGGCATTAGCAATAAAGCGGGCTTGAAAAAAACGACATTGGAGCTCGGTTCAAATTCCGCTTTAATTATCGACAAGGACGTTGAAATCGACGAAATCATTGACCGTTGTGTTATGGGTGCGTTTTCGAACCAAGGGCAAGTATGTATCTCTCTACAACGCGTATACGTTCACGAAGACCGATACGAGGAGTTTGTCGAGAAGTTTGCAACTGCAACTAAACAATTGAAAATGGGTGATCCGCTCGACTCGGAAACGTATATATCTTCGTTAATTACACCTGGTGAACTGGAACGTACACTCGGTTGGATTGAAGAGACGAAACAGAGTAATGCAACAATTCTTGCAGGTGGGGGAGCGCAGGATGGTATACTTGAACCGACGATCATCACAGATGCGGATTCATGCTTAAAAGTATCATGCCAAGAAGCTTTTGCGCCGATTGTTGTTGTGAACAAAGTAGCTTCTGTTGAAGAAGCGGTGGTGCTTGTGAATGACTCCCAATTCGGTTTACAAGCGGGCATCTATACAAATAATGTGAAACATGCATTATACGCCGCTAAAAAGCTGGAAGTCGGTGGTGTGATGATCAATGACGTACCAACGTATCGAGTTGACCAAATGCCATATGGTGGATTGAAAGAAAGTGGGACAGGTCGAGAAGGGATTAAGTATGCTGTTGAAGAGATGACAGAGTTAAAACTCATCGTTTGGAATCAAGGATAA
- a CDS encoding tartrate dehydrogenase has protein sequence MKRIYKIAVIAGDGIGPEVIDQGIKVLHKVAELDGSFEFNFTHFPWGCEYYAEHGRMMEEDGIEQLKQFDAIYLGAVGFPGVPDHISLWDLLLIIRKSFDQYVNIRPVKLLKGAHCPLTDVNREDIDMLFIRENTEGEYSGAGDWLFKGQENEVVLQNGVFSRKGTERIIRYAFETAKKQGRSLTSISKANALNYSMVFWDQVFEEVSAEYPEVETASYLVDAAAMLMITDPKRFEVVVTSNLFGDILTDIGAALAGGIGLAAGANVNPEREFPSMFEPVHGSAPDIAGKGIGNPLASIWSASQMLDHFGHENYGRLVVDAIEELLIENTTLTPDMKGTASTSEVGDRLVGIIAEIMPATV, from the coding sequence GTGAAAAGAATATATAAAATTGCTGTAATTGCGGGGGATGGCATAGGTCCTGAGGTAATTGATCAGGGAATTAAAGTACTCCACAAAGTAGCAGAACTAGACGGTAGTTTCGAGTTTAACTTTACACATTTTCCATGGGGTTGCGAATATTACGCCGAGCATGGTCGAATGATGGAGGAAGACGGGATTGAACAATTAAAACAATTTGATGCAATCTACTTGGGTGCTGTTGGTTTTCCAGGTGTTCCCGATCATATCTCCTTATGGGATTTATTATTGATCATCCGTAAGAGTTTTGATCAATACGTGAATATTCGTCCGGTGAAGCTATTGAAAGGTGCACATTGCCCATTAACAGATGTAAATCGTGAGGATATTGACATGTTGTTTATCCGTGAAAATACCGAAGGGGAATATTCTGGCGCTGGTGACTGGTTATTCAAAGGCCAAGAAAATGAAGTTGTGTTGCAAAATGGTGTCTTTTCACGTAAAGGGACGGAGCGAATTATTCGTTACGCATTTGAAACGGCGAAAAAACAAGGACGCAGCTTAACAAGCATTAGTAAAGCAAACGCTTTAAACTATTCAATGGTTTTCTGGGATCAGGTTTTTGAAGAAGTGAGCGCGGAATATCCAGAAGTGGAAACGGCCTCTTATCTCGTGGATGCGGCAGCGATGCTTATGATTACAGATCCAAAACGATTTGAAGTCGTCGTTACATCGAATTTATTCGGTGATATTTTGACGGATATTGGGGCTGCTTTGGCAGGTGGTATTGGCCTTGCGGCGGGTGCGAATGTGAATCCGGAGCGTGAGTTCCCGTCCATGTTTGAGCCAGTTCATGGTTCTGCACCGGACATAGCCGGAAAGGGTATTGGAAATCCATTAGCTTCTATTTGGTCCGCTAGTCAAATGCTAGACCACTTTGGACACGAGAATTATGGCAGATTAGTTGTAGACGCAATTGAAGAATTGCTAATTGAGAACACGACATTAACACCAGATATGAAAGGAACGGCCTCTACCTCTGAAGTCGGAGATCGTTTGGTCGGCATAATTGCAGAAATAATGCCTGCTACTGTATAA
- a CDS encoding BCCT family transporter, which yields MRGNTIDKQILSIALALVALLTVPILINPKKGTAFLNTILNTITINFGPLYLWACLGIFGFLLWIAFGKYGKVKLGSGKPEFSTFSWLALIFTAGIGSGIMYWGIIEWAYYYSSPPYGLDPLSVEAASFASTYGMFHWGFSAWAIYCVPSIPIAYAVYIKKHTSFRLSTACRGIIGDRADGIIGKIIDICFMFGLIGGIGTSLALGTPLLAEGIHHLFGVEKTLTLNLGIVVSLMVFFSICLYFGLKKGLKLLSDWNLYLYMAIAVFIFIFGPTAFIVASFSESVGVLFQNFFRMSLYTDPVGKSGFSESWTLFYWGWWFSYAPFTGMFAARISKGRTIKSLIIGQLLGGTLGCWLAFAIFGNTSMFFEMTGLVPVLDILQNEGAPAAILASLNALPLGGIVLVLYLLVAAIFLATTVNSAAYTLSDVASQNLQADEEPARWYRVFWGILLTSISIVLMYGDGLEALQTLSVITALPLVFIMLLMIASFVKWIRLDYDTIIREQENAVTDSSHSEEEQVQVEKKRKHSDTASILSKTRFEN from the coding sequence ATGAGAGGGAATACGATTGACAAACAGATTTTGAGTATCGCATTGGCATTGGTGGCACTATTAACGGTTCCGATTTTGATAAATCCAAAAAAAGGAACTGCTTTTTTAAACACAATTTTGAATACGATTACAATCAATTTTGGACCCTTATATTTATGGGCCTGTTTGGGCATATTCGGTTTTTTACTTTGGATTGCATTCGGTAAATATGGAAAAGTAAAGTTAGGTAGTGGCAAGCCCGAGTTTTCTACGTTTAGCTGGCTAGCACTGATCTTTACTGCTGGAATCGGTTCTGGGATTATGTATTGGGGTATTATTGAATGGGCTTACTACTATTCAAGTCCACCCTACGGACTCGATCCTCTGAGTGTGGAAGCGGCCAGTTTTGCTTCTACATATGGCATGTTCCATTGGGGATTCTCAGCTTGGGCAATTTACTGTGTTCCGTCAATCCCAATTGCGTACGCTGTCTATATTAAGAAGCATACGTCCTTCAGACTAAGTACGGCATGCCGAGGGATTATCGGCGATCGTGCAGACGGGATTATAGGAAAAATCATTGATATTTGCTTCATGTTTGGACTGATTGGTGGAATTGGAACTTCACTAGCATTAGGTACACCGCTCTTGGCAGAAGGAATCCATCATTTGTTCGGTGTAGAGAAAACGCTTACACTGAATTTAGGGATTGTCGTATCGTTAATGGTTTTTTTCTCAATCTGTCTTTATTTCGGACTGAAGAAAGGGTTAAAGCTGTTAAGTGACTGGAATTTGTATTTATATATGGCGATTGCCGTATTTATCTTCATTTTCGGCCCGACGGCCTTTATCGTTGCGAGTTTTTCAGAAAGCGTTGGTGTGTTGTTTCAAAACTTCTTTAGGATGAGTCTCTATACTGATCCAGTCGGAAAATCTGGTTTTAGTGAGTCGTGGACATTATTTTATTGGGGTTGGTGGTTTTCTTACGCACCATTTACGGGTATGTTTGCTGCTCGAATTTCTAAAGGGAGAACCATTAAATCGCTTATTATTGGGCAATTGCTAGGCGGTACGTTAGGATGTTGGCTGGCGTTCGCGATATTCGGAAACACGAGTATGTTCTTCGAAATGACAGGTCTCGTCCCTGTATTGGACATTCTTCAAAATGAGGGTGCTCCTGCAGCCATTCTTGCGTCGTTGAATGCACTTCCGTTGGGCGGTATTGTGCTTGTCCTGTACTTGCTTGTGGCAGCGATTTTCCTTGCGACAACCGTTAACTCTGCAGCCTATACATTATCAGATGTCGCTTCTCAAAACTTACAAGCGGACGAAGAGCCTGCTCGCTGGTACCGTGTGTTTTGGGGAATATTGTTGACTAGTATCTCAATCGTTCTAATGTACGGCGATGGGTTAGAAGCGTTGCAGACACTATCCGTCATTACAGCACTGCCGTTAGTATTTATCATGTTGTTAATGATTGCTTCATTTGTTAAATGGATTAGATTAGATTATGACACAATCATTCGGGAGCAAGAAAACGCTGTAACTGATAGTTCACATTCGGAAGAGGAACAAGTTCAAGTTGAGAAGAAACGGAAGCATTCGGATACAGCATCGATTCTTTCAAAAACTAGATTCGAAAATTAA
- a CDS encoding FtsW/RodA/SpoVE family cell cycle protein codes for MSNKEFLQQVTSYIRSKDARGYVEEELQHHLLQSKQAWMNKGYSPKEAEQKSIAEMGSASQLGKSMDKIHRPKWDFWLISGVIMLIVVSFVPILTTDFNQQFGADMTRYFVEYKVVHIVLAIALMAMLMFIDYRKLQRLSMLIYGVALLLFIVLLFMPNIFFNGEAMFKIGPILIRAETVLPLLLVAFAGFFTEYKLKGWQLTGLFILPLFFFMMLPNLTVTLLYIAVVAVLFSFSYFTRKAKRNVFLVVGGIGLTILAYSVFAYHYLLAPYQTVRIAAFLHPELYADSEGYMMLQLKTVLAAAGWFGTETNYYVPEAHTDFVLVQLIQAYGYVAGISVIIVIFAIALRILWMVGTMPQSFGKLLVIAAVTLYCCQSIYSIFMVFGFLPLTGVSLPFISYGITPLLLNAFLIGIVLSVYRRKSYIGKRIISA; via the coding sequence AAGAAGAATTGCAGCATCATCTACTGCAATCCAAACAAGCTTGGATGAACAAAGGTTACTCACCAAAAGAGGCTGAGCAGAAATCGATTGCTGAAATGGGATCTGCTTCACAGCTAGGGAAATCGATGGACAAAATTCATCGGCCAAAATGGGATTTTTGGTTAATTAGCGGGGTAATCATGTTGATTGTTGTCAGCTTCGTGCCTATTTTAACGACCGATTTTAATCAGCAATTTGGGGCAGATATGACACGTTACTTTGTCGAATATAAAGTTGTTCATATTGTTTTAGCCATTGCGTTAATGGCGATGTTAATGTTTATTGATTACCGTAAATTACAACGCTTAAGTATGCTCATATATGGGGTTGCACTGTTGTTATTTATTGTTTTATTGTTTATGCCGAATATCTTTTTTAATGGCGAGGCAATGTTTAAAATCGGCCCGATTCTCATTCGGGCGGAGACGGTACTACCGTTGTTATTAGTAGCGTTTGCAGGATTTTTCACTGAATATAAATTGAAAGGTTGGCAGCTAACTGGGTTATTTATACTTCCGCTATTCTTTTTTATGATGCTACCGAATCTTACTGTAACGCTGCTATATATTGCAGTTGTAGCTGTATTGTTCAGCTTTAGTTATTTCACAAGAAAAGCGAAGCGTAATGTATTTTTAGTTGTAGGGGGAATTGGATTAACGATATTGGCGTATAGTGTATTTGCCTATCACTATTTACTTGCGCCCTATCAAACAGTGCGCATCGCGGCATTTTTACATCCTGAATTATATGCAGATTCAGAAGGTTACATGATGCTCCAATTAAAAACAGTACTTGCGGCGGCTGGTTGGTTTGGCACGGAAACGAATTACTATGTTCCCGAAGCACATACTGACTTTGTATTAGTACAGCTTATTCAAGCGTATGGTTATGTTGCAGGGATCTCAGTCATTATTGTCATATTCGCTATTGCGCTACGTATTTTATGGATGGTAGGCACAATGCCACAATCATTTGGAAAATTACTCGTTATAGCAGCAGTTACATTATATTGTTGCCAAAGTATTTACTCGATTTTCATGGTGTTTGGTTTCTTACCACTAACAGGAGTATCGTTGCCATTTATTAGCTACGGGATTACACCATTACTGCTAAATGCCTTTTTAATCGGCATAGTGTTAAGTGTCTATCGTCGAAAATCGTATATCGGAAAACGAATAATTTCAGCATAA